The genomic region CTGAGCTCAACTCTCTGCTTTAAGAAAAACCACCAGCCAGAATTGACAGAAGATACTGTCTGTTCAGCGTATTGTCTGCGTGTAAGTGAGCTGTAGACAGAGTATCATAGATCATAACAAATAAGGTTTGAATTTTCCAACATTTAAGCAACCTGCTCATGCTGCTTTTGCTCCTCATAGCTCACAGTCTTGCATTCTGAGATGGACTAAAGTCAATCTGGTTACTGAATTATACGCTCTGTAATCAGATGACACACATGAACTGGGTTTCAGTCAGTAGACACACAGCCTTTAGCAATAAATAGGCAGAACTGTAGCTCCCCGGGTGTTTAAACATGGTCAAATGTCAGCATGATGATAGATGACACACATGCAACTAGGTGTTTGACTGATTTCACAATTAAATGTTCTTCAAACTCAGGCCTTCTTACCTTGTGtctaaaaaaaatgcagctcaGACTACACCATGACCAATTTAGTTAAACGCAATATGCTGCattaagaaaagagaaaaatgccTTGGTGCATAATGCCACCTAGTGGTCGGTAAGTTACAAAAGCCTTAAATTGTTATTGCCTGGTGGCTTACATACTAATTAAAGAAAATCAGGCAAACTCCAGTGTTAGACACAGAGATAGTTGATAGACCATAGGTTACGTAGGCCCAACATTATCTGGTGTTATTGGTAACTAATATTATTATCAACACTATTATTACTAATCAGAGTTGCCGTGTGCCGGGATGAACAGcacgtttacatttaaatagtATTGCTAAATGAATAAAGGTCCCTGTATGACACATGTAATACATGTCTTTGAAGCAGAGTTGTAGCACCATCAtcataaattaagaaaatgacattaaaaggCATGAATCATGGTTCTAGTGCTGTCTCGCAGCTATTTgtcaaagttttattttcatttttacaggaaaacacatttttgaagtAATGTATTCAGCCATAAGCAAAATACTGCATATATTGCAACTGCAATAGAAAAATTATTGGGAATGGCAGCAATATTCAAATGCCATCACCTGACTGTTCTTTGTGTACTGTGTTCAAGGTCCTGACAATGCATTTGATTTAACAGATGCTGGCTGTCAGGTtataaattggacactaaattgatcATAGGCGTCAGTgtaagagtggatggttgtttgtgtggcCCTGTGTGGGACTGGCTATCTGTCCAGGTTGTAGCCTACCTTATGCCcagtcagctgagattggcacagtgccccccGCACCCCTCGTGTgggggataaagcggtagaagatggactcCTCTAAAGTATTTGTTCTCAATTCAGAGGTGACATATCAATATGCACGTAGCCAAGAAATGCCATTTATAGGATGCAATATAACTAACATACAAATTCGTCTCTTAATTGTAACAAACATTGCTTGTTGACAATGTTTACACAAGTTATCCAAATACCAGTGCTCATTTCCTGACATGACTATTCTGTGCATGAGTaaatatttgtctttctgtgctcACAACAGTAATTATATAagggaacaaacaaacattcagagTAATTTGAGCAGCCATGAACTAAAAAGATACACTTTATTGGAAAccaacaggggacatttttatacaaaaatGCACAAGTGGTATGTTGATGCTTTGTGTCAAGAATAGTTCATCTCGCTTCTGCTGCTTATACCACTGATGGTCCTCTGCATGCAGCACCAACATGAGACAACCACTAACTTGTTGAGACATAATTTCACCAAGTAAAATAACAAATCCAACAAGCAATGTCATTTGGCATAGGGAAGAAAGTAGGATCCTAGATTCTTGAGTCTAGACAAAAATGACAGATCCAATCTCATAATTATCAGGAAGAATGTTGAACACGGGATGTTCTTCAAACATTGAGTTGATTAAATCTTCAACGTTGTTCTTTACTTGGACTTTGTGCTTCCTCCTTGTTCCTTCCCATCTCCATCTCCATTCGCctttttctgcttctgttgCATTATCTCAGCATCCCTAGAGGAATTTCAGGAATATGGGAGAGAATACACTATGTAAGTACAGATTCAACAAcatcacacacctgtgtgaaAGCACACCACTGACAGCAGGAATTATTTAACCGCAAcagattctcctcttcacactttgttagaaaatagtggctgagaacatgtgacaaaaatacAACAGTGGTGGAAAGATTTGTAGGTTTTCTCCTGTCATgtgttcaggattttttaagtgtgtgtgtaagagatgGCTCAATGATGCACTGGAGccataatatatttttttttaaaactcaccGTCAGCTTTTACCCATTCACTCGTGAGTAACTGCACCGGCTTACTAGCTAGCTGAGATGTCCTCCTACCTCAATGCAAAAACACACGCAATCTCTGCCCCTTTATCTAAAGTTCATATAGATGACaaaatgaagtagagaagaagaacagtttTCCTGTGGGAAACTTTACATggactaaataaaaacaattggcTTGGTTTTTTGCAGAAAGCATAGCAACTGCAATTTTGAAAATGCATGGAGTAATACAGGCTGGAGCCATGCACGTAGATTATTCAGTGGAAAGTATAGTAGTTACAATGGTACATTGATCGCGTCTATGTGTGGAACATGTTGCTGCCCACCTCTGCTTCCGTGCTGCAGCAGACAGCCCATCTTCACCTTTCTTGCCTTTATCAGGATTCTTCTTAGCATTCTTCAGGCGTGCAAGCTCCCGCTGATTTCCTCCTGCAAGTCCAACAAAAAGTTGTTTGAATAAAGGACATCAACAAGCAATACACTAAACCACACGCTACAAAAACATCAAAGGATCTTTACCGTCAAACAGGTGGCATGAAACATGTTTACAAGAATTGTGATTCAAATCATTGTCTTAATTGTAAACATTTACTTAagagagatgtttttttcttttaagatgTTTGTAATAAATGGGTGAAGTATGTtactaaatactaaaaaaaacacaagtcacgtcacaaaatgagaaaaaaactaaactattattactacaaaaaaggtacaaaaacgtactgctgcacaaacatcacatcaaAATAATCACTCCACGTGACATTTACTAATACTATTATCGGGTGCAGCTGTGTGATGGtatgagaggagacgacgtgGCAGGGAGGCGCTGTGGAGCAGCATCGTGTCCACGACAATAACACGGGATGGGGGGGTTGTAGCGGAACGTCCTACACCGTGGCGTGTCGCAACAGTCGGGTAAGCGTGAACAAGCAACCGACGTGAGGCCAAATTTGCGAGGAAAACCGTGATAAACTGTTTTATAATTTGACCAGCCCGCGCGCCACAAACCACGGCGGGGAGTCTCCGCTCATTTCGATGTAGCTCTTCACTAGGCCGAGGCTCAGACTATCGGCTGGAACACAAATAACGCTGCTCTCCGTGGACCATGACAAATACACAAGAAGCGCATGATACAGCACACGTACACACGCGCGCGAGTCACTTTTTGTTTACTGTGACAGAAGCCACCAATGGCTGCTCCGCGAGTTGTTTACGAACCACAACAACGCTGGCgcatgaaacaaataacaatacgTCGGGCTCAGCAGATAGACATGACCCGTAACTACCAGTGTCTAAGGTTTTAGGACGAGCAAGGACGACATGCAATCGCACAGAGTACATGACGTCAAACAGTTGGAATATATGTCGATACCCACTGGTCATTTTTAGTTATCGCCGCTCCTTTCGCTCAACAATCCAGATATGCTCAGCCAAAGGGCCGCTGCTGGCTCCCGAAGTCGCTCTAGTCACTGCCGTTTCTGAACTTCCTTGTTGGCTGCTTCAAGTCCTCGCGAGATGTCCGCACGAGATCCAGAACATTCCGTCTCCCCAGGTTCTACTGCGCATGCACGAGAGCAGGCTCTCTTTATAAAAAG from Solea solea chromosome 5, fSolSol10.1, whole genome shotgun sequence harbors:
- the LOC131459106 gene encoding small EDRK-rich factor 2-like, which translates into the protein MTRGNQRELARLKNAKKNPDKGKKGEDGLSAAARKQRDAEIMQQKQKKANGDGDGKEQGGSTKSK